DNA sequence from the Verrucomicrobiota bacterium genome:
TGAAGAATGACTCCGTTGTGAATCACCGTGACATTGGCCTTCTTGGCGATCTTGCCGTCGGCCCCCCAGCGAGGGGATTCGAAGATGATGTCGTAGCTTTGCCATTCGCCCGGAGGCTTGGAGGCGTTGACGAGGGGAGGCGATTGTCCGTAGAGCGCCCCCGCTTGCCCGTCGGGGTAGGTTTTGTTGTTGTAGGAGTCGAGAATTTGAACTTCGTAAATGCCGTTCATGAGCACCCCGCTGTTGCCCCGTCCCTGGCTCGAGCCATCGACCACCGAAGGCGTGGCAAATTCCAGATGCAATTGGAAGTCAGCGAAGCGATCCTTGGTGCGGATGCTGCCCCCGCCTTTGACGGCTTCCATGTAACCGTTTTCGAGTTTCCATTTCGGAGGCGCGCCGTTGCCGACCTGCCACTGGTTGAAGCTCGTGCCGTCGAAGAGAATTTTGGCGTCGGATGGCGCCAGCGCTTGGTGGCTGAACGATTTCCCGGGCGTGACGATGCGGGGTTGGGGACGATCTCCGTCGTGAACGTGCCAGCGGGTGCCGGGGACGAGGGGGGTGTTGGAATAGCCGAGTTTGCCGTCGGCGGCGAAAACCAGCAGGGTAGCGGCGCCGCCCAGCGCGGCCAGGGCGAGGAAACGTTCGAGGGAGTTCATGGAAGACACTTTTCACGCCGACGCAAAAAAGGCAAGCCTCCGCCTTGATCCTTCAGTCGTTCTCATTTTGGTGGGTAGGGCGCATCACTCCGTGCGCGCCGCCTTTGGAAACACCCGGTTTCGG
Encoded proteins:
- a CDS encoding DUF1080 domain-containing protein: MNSLERFLALAALGGAATLLVFAADGKLGYSNTPLVPGTRWHVHDGDRPQPRIVTPGKSFSHQALAPSDAKILFDGTSFNQWQVGNGAPPKWKLENGYMEAVKGGGSIRTKDRFADFQLHLEFATPSVVDGSSQGRGNSGVLMNGIYEVQILDSYNNKTYPDGQAGALYGQSPPLVNASKPPGEWQSYDIIFESPRWGADGKIAKKANVTVIHNGVILHHKKEYLGNTPHQANGNYDKPHAPEMFIELQDHNNPIRYRNIWIRSIGEYDKP